One Brachyspira suanatina DNA segment encodes these proteins:
- a CDS encoding thiolase family protein: protein MSRKIVIASACRTAIGSMGGSLSTVPAAELGAVVIKEALNRAKVAPNQVDMVYMGCVIQASQGQNVARQSSIKAGLPVEVPAMTINVVCGSGLDAVNIAANMIAAGNADIVVAGGTENMSLAPYALKKARYGYRLGNDTVIDTMVNDALTDAFNNYHMGITAENVCDDWKLTREELDAFAANSQQKAIKAQEAGAFKKEIVPVTIKTKKGDIVFDKDEGPRAGTTVESLAKLKPAFKPDGGRVTAGNSSSINDGAAAVVVMSEEKAKELGIKPMATWIAGCLGGVEPRIMGIGPVAATKKLMAKTGLTIKDFDIIESNEAFAAQSVAVGKELGIDVEKQLNPNGGAIALGHPVGASGCRILVTLLHEMEAKNAKRGLATLCIGGGMGCATIVERE from the coding sequence ATGTCTAGAAAAATAGTAATAGCTAGTGCCTGCCGTACAGCAATAGGAAGTATGGGAGGATCTTTAAGTACAGTTCCAGCTGCAGAGTTGGGTGCAGTAGTAATAAAAGAAGCTTTGAATAGAGCTAAAGTTGCTCCTAATCAAGTTGATATGGTATATATGGGTTGTGTTATACAAGCATCACAAGGTCAGAACGTTGCTCGTCAAAGTTCTATAAAAGCAGGGTTACCAGTAGAAGTACCTGCTATGACAATAAATGTTGTTTGCGGTTCAGGACTTGATGCAGTAAATATAGCTGCTAATATGATAGCTGCTGGAAATGCTGATATCGTAGTAGCAGGTGGTACTGAAAATATGTCATTAGCTCCTTACGCTCTTAAAAAAGCTCGTTATGGTTACAGACTTGGTAATGATACAGTAATAGATACTATGGTTAATGATGCTTTAACAGATGCATTCAATAATTACCATATGGGTATTACAGCAGAAAACGTTTGTGATGATTGGAAACTTACTCGTGAAGAATTAGATGCATTTGCTGCTAATTCTCAGCAGAAAGCAATTAAAGCTCAGGAAGCTGGTGCTTTCAAAAAAGAAATAGTACCTGTAACTATCAAAACTAAAAAAGGTGATATAGTATTTGATAAAGATGAAGGCCCTAGAGCTGGAACTACAGTAGAAAGCTTGGCCAAATTAAAACCAGCATTCAAACCAGACGGCGGAAGAGTAACAGCAGGTAATTCTTCTAGTATTAATGACGGAGCTGCTGCAGTAGTAGTAATGAGCGAAGAAAAAGCTAAAGAATTAGGTATTAAACCTATGGCTACTTGGATTGCAGGTTGCTTAGGCGGTGTTGAACCTAGAATTATGGGTATCGGACCAGTTGCTGCTACTAAAAAATTAATGGCTAAAACAGGATTAACTATTAAAGATTTCGATATCATTGAATCTAATGAAGCTTTCGCTGCTCAATCAGTTGCAGTTGGTAAAGAATTAGGTATTGATGTAGAAAAACAACTTAACCCTAATGGCGGTGCTATAGCTTTAGGACACCCAGTAGGTGCTTCTGGATGTAGAATCCTTGTTACTTTACTTCATGAAATGGAAGCTAAAAATGCTAAGAGAGGACTTGCTACTCTTTGTATTGGCGGTGGTATGGGCTGTGCTACTATAGTAGAAAGAGAATAG
- a CDS encoding 3-hydroxyacyl-CoA dehydrogenase family protein produces the protein MKVGVIGAGAMGSGIAQAFAQTEGYEVYLCDIKEEFAAGGKEKIAKGFAGRVAKGKMQQADADKILAKITTGLKEICKDADLIVEAAFENLEVKKTTFSELHKICKPDCIFSSNTSSLSITEISAGIGRPVVGMHFFNPAPVMKLVEVISGLNTPRDIVEKIIKISEEIGKTPVEVKETAGFVVNRILVPMINEGIELYSMGIASAEGIDNAMKLGANHPMGPLALGDLIGLDIVLAIMEVLQKETGDPKYRPSALLKKMVRGGLLGQKTGKGFYDYTKK, from the coding sequence ATGAAAGTAGGTGTAATTGGTGCAGGTGCTATGGGTTCTGGTATAGCACAAGCTTTTGCTCAAACAGAAGGTTATGAAGTTTATTTATGCGATATAAAAGAAGAATTTGCTGCAGGCGGTAAAGAAAAAATCGCTAAAGGTTTTGCTGGAAGAGTAGCTAAAGGTAAAATGCAGCAGGCTGATGCTGATAAAATTTTAGCTAAAATCACTACTGGTTTAAAAGAAATTTGTAAAGATGCAGATTTAATTGTTGAAGCTGCTTTTGAAAATTTAGAAGTTAAAAAAACAACATTCTCTGAATTACATAAAATTTGTAAACCTGATTGTATTTTCTCTTCTAACACTTCTTCTCTTTCTATTACAGAAATAAGTGCTGGAATAGGCAGACCAGTTGTAGGTATGCACTTCTTTAACCCAGCTCCTGTTATGAAATTGGTTGAAGTTATTTCAGGTCTTAATACTCCTAGAGATATAGTTGAAAAAATCATTAAAATATCTGAAGAAATAGGAAAAACTCCTGTAGAAGTTAAAGAAACAGCTGGTTTCGTAGTTAACCGTATACTTGTTCCTATGATCAATGAAGGTATTGAGCTATATTCTATGGGTATAGCTTCAGCTGAAGGTATTGATAATGCTATGAAATTAGGTGCTAATCACCCAATGGGACCTTTAGCTTTAGGTGATTTAATAGGACTTGATATAGTGCTTGCTATCATGGAAGTTCTACAAAAAGAAACAGGTGATCCTAAATACAGACCTAGTGCTTTACTTAAAAAAATGGTTAGAGGCGGATTACTAGGACAGAAAACTGGAAAAGGTTTCTACGATTATACTAAGAAATAA
- a CDS encoding ankyrin repeat domain-containing protein encodes MKKVFIILFLFNIFLYSQTLDESLFYAVEDNNIEEVKSYLAKGANPNARDEYGCTALMTAALIGNYEMVKFLLENGADINTKDNDGNTVLYYNIRYDHYGKEEMLENAKKIFNLLIKYGADVNTKDNDGASLLNKSYRASTALAQNREMFKVLVENGFYLESRIKAGEHYPEDYDYTPLMIAALRNDYDMVKFLVEKGADVNAKTHSEYSSVETPLLLSLDYEHIESRYDENSSVAEYLINNGADINVKNNHGETPLMYASKLHNIKVVELLIQKGANINAFNNYGNTALIYGVNNLETVKLLVENGADVNFYKGGSTALISACDYSPERNMDVIKYLVSKKANINAQDNKGDTALNKTLDTSDEGSIDILDFEIANFLIEQGADVNIKNEDQYTPLIYLGMGEGDFNNKSFQEYRIKLAEVLLEKGADINAQDYNGYTSLIWACASSGSRFAEPYVKFLVEKGADVNIEDDHGDTALDIAENLKLRKIAGILKKAQRNRK; translated from the coding sequence ATGAAAAAAGTATTTATTATATTATTCTTGTTTAATATTTTTTTGTATTCTCAGACTTTAGATGAATCGTTATTTTACGCTGTAGAAGATAATAACATAGAAGAAGTTAAATCATATTTAGCTAAAGGAGCAAATCCAAATGCTCGAGATGAATACGGCTGTACAGCATTAATGACAGCTGCTCTAATAGGAAACTATGAAATGGTTAAATTTTTATTAGAAAATGGTGCTGATATAAATACTAAAGACAATGATGGAAACACTGTATTATATTATAATATTCGCTATGATCATTATGGAAAAGAAGAAATGCTAGAAAATGCTAAAAAAATATTTAATTTATTAATAAAATATGGAGCTGATGTAAATACTAAAGACAATGATGGAGCATCACTTCTTAATAAATCTTATAGAGCTTCAACAGCATTGGCACAAAATAGAGAAATGTTTAAAGTATTAGTAGAAAATGGTTTTTACTTAGAATCAAGAATAAAGGCTGGGGAGCATTATCCTGAAGATTATGATTATACACCTTTAATGATAGCAGCTTTAAGAAATGACTATGATATGGTTAAATTTTTAGTTGAAAAAGGTGCCGATGTAAATGCCAAAACACATTCTGAATATAGCTCAGTAGAAACTCCTCTATTACTCTCATTAGATTATGAACATATTGAATCTAGATATGATGAAAATTCATCTGTTGCAGAATATTTAATAAATAATGGTGCAGATATAAATGTAAAAAATAATCATGGAGAGACACCTTTAATGTATGCTTCCAAACTTCATAATATAAAAGTGGTAGAACTTTTAATACAAAAAGGGGCAAATATAAATGCTTTCAATAATTATGGAAATACAGCCTTAATATATGGTGTAAATAATTTAGAAACAGTAAAATTATTAGTAGAAAATGGTGCAGATGTAAACTTTTATAAAGGAGGAAGTACTGCTTTAATATCAGCATGTGACTATAGTCCTGAAAGAAATATGGATGTAATAAAATATTTAGTTTCAAAAAAAGCCAATATAAATGCACAAGATAATAAAGGAGACACAGCTTTAAATAAAACTCTTGATACTTCAGATGAAGGAAGTATTGATATACTAGACTTTGAAATAGCTAATTTTTTAATAGAGCAAGGTGCTGATGTAAACATAAAAAATGAAGACCAATATACTCCTTTGATATATCTTGGTATGGGTGAAGGTGATTTTAATAATAAAAGTTTTCAGGAATATCGTATAAAATTAGCTGAAGTTTTATTAGAAAAAGGTGCAGATATTAATGCTCAAGATTATAATGGATACACTTCTTTAATTTGGGCTTGTGCATCATCAGGATCAAGGTTTGCTGAACCATATGTTAAATTTCTAGTAGAAAAAGGAGCCGATGTAAATATAGAAGATGACCATGGAGATACTGCTTTAGATATAGCAGAGAATCTTAAACTTAGAAAAATTGCAGGTATTCTAAAAAAAGCTCAAAGAAATAGAAAGTAA
- a CDS encoding enoyl-CoA hydratase-related protein codes for MEFIKYEEKGMIGIITISREKALNALNSEVLGEIEKAFDAVDINNIRCLILTGAGEKSFVAGADIAEMSTCTKAEGEAFGKKGNDVFRKIETFPIPVIAAVNGFALGGGCEIAMSCDIRICSENAIFGQPEVGLGITPGFGGTQRLPRIVGVGMAKQIIYSAKNIKADEALRIGLVNAVYPQAELMAQAEKLANTIAAAAPIAVRNCKKAINEGLQVDMDKAIVIEEKLFGSCFETEDQKEGMKAFLEKRKVEKFVNK; via the coding sequence ATGGAATTTATTAAATATGAAGAAAAAGGTATGATTGGTATTATTACCATAAGCAGAGAAAAAGCTCTTAATGCTCTTAACTCTGAAGTTTTAGGTGAAATTGAAAAAGCTTTTGATGCAGTAGATATTAACAATATAAGATGTTTAATATTAACAGGTGCCGGAGAGAAATCTTTTGTTGCTGGTGCTGATATAGCTGAAATGAGTACATGTACTAAAGCAGAAGGAGAAGCTTTTGGTAAAAAAGGAAATGATGTATTTAGAAAAATAGAAACTTTCCCTATTCCTGTAATAGCTGCAGTTAATGGATTTGCTTTAGGCGGCGGATGTGAAATAGCTATGAGCTGTGATATACGTATTTGTTCTGAAAATGCTATATTTGGTCAGCCTGAAGTTGGACTAGGAATTACTCCTGGTTTCGGAGGTACTCAGAGACTTCCTAGAATAGTTGGTGTTGGTATGGCTAAACAAATCATATATTCAGCTAAAAATATTAAAGCTGATGAAGCTTTAAGAATAGGTCTTGTTAATGCTGTTTATCCTCAAGCAGAACTTATGGCTCAAGCTGAAAAATTAGCTAATACTATAGCTGCTGCAGCTCCTATAGCTGTACGTAATTGTAAAAAAGCTATTAACGAAGGCTTACAAGTAGATATGGATAAAGCTATCGTTATAGAAGAAAAATTATTCGGTTCTTGTTTTGAAACTGAAGATCAAAAAGAAGGTATGAAAGCTTTCTTAGAAAAAAGAAAAGTTGAAAAATTTGTTAATAAATAA
- the mutL gene encoding DNA mismatch repair endonuclease MutL — protein sequence MIKNIIKLPQSVANRIAAGEVIERPASMLKELLENAIDSGASNIEVSVEEAGIKSMIVEDDGNGIRFNELTLAITHHATSKIHSIEDLDSIYTLGFRGEALASISDVTNLEIVSKSVEESNGGKIVVEGGKIIEHKPAAASQGTKIIAKNLFFNIPARYKFLKHVSREFFLVKEVFDMEALVQPKISMKLKNNGKVVSSYIKVDTLKERIENYLSDSNVFRNLIEIEIEKDDVLIYGLFSNSKISQSMRKNNFIFLNNRPIENRVLAYAIKNAYSNAIPKERYPFFFLYINIDSSKIDVNVHPSKKEVRIKNEREISGILYNTIVNNINSGNNFDSVNIEVDLDKDITPTFPIQQNNNYNTFSISNYNTESANEIKYDNTSYSNNTYNKYDSNVENNDNINDNIIEENNINKETNLNNNNFTYNNIEFGEYTRAIGQVFSSYIIAERGGEMYIIDQHAAYERLNYERIYKTLMSKKIEYEKLLIPCEIEYRDYEIDILNASKESIESLGIKFEANSKHSIIIEDIPIYIPRNQKIEKIIKDILDIYISKGDNNNLEKVIKYTCSTISCKYSPKAGDKLSNSDMQTLLDLLEEENILTNCPHGRPFVLRLSKEYLDKKFFR from the coding sequence ATGATTAAAAATATTATAAAATTACCGCAATCGGTAGCTAATCGCATAGCTGCAGGAGAAGTTATAGAAAGACCGGCTTCTATGCTCAAAGAATTACTAGAAAATGCCATAGATTCAGGAGCTTCAAATATAGAAGTTTCTGTGGAAGAAGCTGGTATTAAATCTATGATAGTAGAAGATGATGGTAACGGCATAAGATTTAATGAACTTACTTTAGCTATAACACATCATGCCACAAGTAAAATACATTCTATAGAAGATTTGGACTCTATATATACTCTTGGCTTCAGGGGTGAGGCTTTGGCTTCTATATCCGATGTTACAAATTTAGAAATAGTTTCAAAGAGTGTAGAAGAAAGCAATGGAGGAAAAATAGTAGTAGAAGGTGGTAAAATAATAGAACATAAACCTGCCGCCGCTTCACAGGGTACAAAAATCATAGCCAAAAATCTATTTTTTAATATTCCAGCTAGATATAAATTCTTAAAACATGTTTCAAGAGAGTTTTTCTTAGTTAAAGAAGTTTTTGATATGGAAGCATTGGTTCAGCCTAAAATATCTATGAAACTTAAAAATAATGGTAAGGTTGTAAGTTCATATATAAAAGTTGATACTCTAAAAGAAAGAATAGAAAATTATCTCTCTGACAGCAATGTATTTAGAAATTTAATAGAAATTGAAATAGAAAAAGATGATGTATTAATATACGGTTTATTTTCAAATTCTAAAATAAGCCAATCTATGAGAAAGAATAATTTTATATTCTTAAATAACAGACCTATAGAGAATAGAGTTCTTGCTTATGCTATAAAAAATGCATATTCAAATGCTATACCTAAAGAGAGATATCCTTTCTTTTTCCTATACATAAATATAGATAGCAGTAAAATAGATGTAAATGTCCACCCTAGTAAAAAGGAAGTAAGAATAAAAAATGAAAGAGAGATTTCTGGGATACTGTATAATACTATAGTAAATAATATTAATTCTGGAAACAATTTTGATTCTGTTAATATAGAAGTGGATCTTGATAAGGATATCACCCCTACTTTTCCTATACAGCAGAATAATAATTACAATACATTTAGCATATCAAATTATAATACTGAATCAGCAAACGAAATAAAATATGATAATACTAGCTATTCAAACAATACTTACAATAAATATGATTCAAATGTAGAAAACAATGATAATATAAACGACAATATAATAGAAGAAAATAATATTAATAAGGAAACAAATTTAAATAACAATAATTTTACCTACAATAATATAGAATTTGGAGAGTACACAAGAGCAATAGGACAGGTATTTTCATCATATATAATAGCTGAACGAGGCGGAGAAATGTATATAATAGATCAGCATGCCGCTTATGAAAGGCTCAATTATGAAAGAATATACAAAACTCTTATGTCAAAAAAAATAGAATATGAAAAACTCCTTATACCTTGTGAAATTGAGTACAGAGACTATGAAATTGATATTTTAAATGCCTCAAAAGAATCTATAGAATCATTAGGAATAAAATTTGAAGCTAATTCAAAACATAGTATTATAATAGAAGATATACCAATATACATTCCTAGAAATCAAAAAATTGAAAAAATCATAAAAGACATTTTGGATATATACATTTCAAAGGGCGACAATAACAATTTAGAAAAAGTTATAAAATATACCTGCTCTACTATATCATGCAAATATTCTCCAAAAGCTGGAGATAAACTTTCAAATAGCGATATGCAGACATTACTTGATTTGCTTGAAGAAGAAAATATACTTACAAACTGCCCTCATGGAAGACCTTTTGTATTAAGGCTCTCAAAAGAATATTTAGATAAAAAATTCTTTAGATAA